TTGAGACGACTCGCCGAGATCTGGCTGGAGCGGCACGGCGGGCCACCGCCCGGCGGGGTCCGCATCGATCTGGTCGGGGTGATCGTGCCCCGGCGCGGGGCCCCGGTGACGGAGCATGCCCGGGGGGTGTCCTGATGGGCTTCGCACGCGCGTGCTCCGTGGCGCTGGTCGGCGTCGAGGGTGTGGTGGTGGAGGTCCAGGCGGACCTGGAGCCCGGGGTGGCGGCCTTCACCCTCGTCGGGCTGCCGGACAAGAGCCTGGTGGAGAGCCGGGACCGGGTGCGGGCGGCCGTCGTGAACTCCGGGGCCGAGTGGCCGCAGAAGAAGCTCACGGTCGGGCTCTCCCCGGCCTCCGTGCCGAAAAGTGGGTCGGGTTTCGATCTCGCCGTGGCGTGCGCGGTGCTCGGCGCGGCCGAGCGGATCGACCCCGCGATGATCGCCGACGTGGTGATGATCGGCGAACTGGGTCTGGACGGCCGGGTGCGTCCGGTACGGGGCGTGCTGCCCGCGGTCCTGGCGGCGGCCGAAGCGGGGTACGAGCAGGTCGTCGTCCCCGAGCAGACGGCCGGGGAGGCGGCCCTGGTGCCGGGGGTCTCGGTCCTCGGCGTCCGGAGCCTGCGCCAGCTCATTGCCGTCCTGTGCGACGAACCGGTGCCCGAGGAGCCCGCCGACGGCCAGGGGCGCCCCGACGCCATGCTGGCCGGGCTCATGATCCCCGGCACCGGCCTCGGTACGGGGCTCGCACCGGCCGCCGCGCGGGGTGACGGGCACCGGCCGGACCTGGCGGACGTCGCGGGGCAGCTGCGCCCGCGCCAGGCTCTGGAGGTGGCCGCAGCCGGCGGACACCACCTGCTTCTCTCGGGTCCGCCGGGCGCGGGCAAGACCATGCTGGCCGAGCGGCTGTCGGCGGTCCTGCCCCCGCTGACCCGGCAGGAATCCCTCGAAGTGACGGCGGTCCACTCCGTGGCGGGCATCCTCCCCCCGGGTGAACCGCTCGTCTCCCGGGCGCCCTACTGCGCTCCGCACCACTCGGCGACCATGCAGTCCCTGGTGGGCGGGGGCAACGGAATCCCGAGGCCGGGCGCGGTCTCGCTGGCCCACCGAGGCGTGCTCTTCCTCGACGAGGCCCCCGAATTCTCGGGCAAGGCCCTGGACGCGCTGCGCCAGCCGCTGGAGTCGGGCCATGTGGTGGTCGCGCGGGCGGCGGGGGTGGTGCGGCTGCCCGCCCGGTTCCTGATGGTGCTGGCGGCCAATCCGTGCCCCTGTGGCCGCCACACGCTCACCGGCGCGGGCTGCGAGTGCCCGCCCTCGGTGGTCCGCCGCTACCAGGCACGGCTGTCCGGCCCTCTGCTCGACCGGGTGGACCTGCGGGTCGAGGTGGAACCGGTCGGCCGTGCGGACCTCCTGGGCCAGGGCGGCCGGGGCGAGTCGACGGAGGTCGTCGCCGCACGGGTACGGGACGCCAGGGCCCGGGCGGCCGAACGGCTGGCCGGCACCCCGTGGACCACGAACAGCGAGGTCTCGGGCCACGAGCTGCGGACCCGCCTGCTGGTGGCCCCGGGGGCACTGGCGGCGGCGGAACGGGACCTGGAACGCGGAATCCTCACGGCCCGCGGCCTGGACCGGGTGCTGAGGGTGGCCTGGACGGTGGCGGACCTACGCGGCGCCGACCGCCCGGACGCCTCGGACGTGGCGGTCGCCCTGGAGCTACGGACGGGTATCCACCGCGGAGTTCAGATGGGGGCGGGGGCGCGGTGACCGGGGTGACGGGGGAGCGGGGGCGGGAGTCGGGTGCCGGGCACAGCCTC
This sequence is a window from Streptomyces parvus. Protein-coding genes within it:
- a CDS encoding YifB family Mg chelatase-like AAA ATPase, with amino-acid sequence MGFARACSVALVGVEGVVVEVQADLEPGVAAFTLVGLPDKSLVESRDRVRAAVVNSGAEWPQKKLTVGLSPASVPKSGSGFDLAVACAVLGAAERIDPAMIADVVMIGELGLDGRVRPVRGVLPAVLAAAEAGYEQVVVPEQTAGEAALVPGVSVLGVRSLRQLIAVLCDEPVPEEPADGQGRPDAMLAGLMIPGTGLGTGLAPAAARGDGHRPDLADVAGQLRPRQALEVAAAGGHHLLLSGPPGAGKTMLAERLSAVLPPLTRQESLEVTAVHSVAGILPPGEPLVSRAPYCAPHHSATMQSLVGGGNGIPRPGAVSLAHRGVLFLDEAPEFSGKALDALRQPLESGHVVVARAAGVVRLPARFLMVLAANPCPCGRHTLTGAGCECPPSVVRRYQARLSGPLLDRVDLRVEVEPVGRADLLGQGGRGESTEVVAARVRDARARAAERLAGTPWTTNSEVSGHELRTRLLVAPGALAAAERDLERGILTARGLDRVLRVAWTVADLRGADRPDASDVAVALELRTGIHRGVQMGAGAR